One stretch of Schlesneria sp. DSM 10557 DNA includes these proteins:
- a CDS encoding DUF1579 domain-containing protein, which produces MEIPKPLKEHEWLQQLVGTWTWEAECDGGPGQPPVRNTGTEVVRSLGGLWTVGEGASKSPEGEECNMITTLGFDPATQRFVGTFIASVMTHLWPYNGTLDDSGTVLVLDSEGPGFSGDGKLCRYQDTIKIVDADHRILSSQVMEESGTWKHFMTSHYRRLK; this is translated from the coding sequence ATGGAAATTCCAAAACCGCTCAAAGAACACGAATGGCTGCAGCAACTCGTCGGAACCTGGACATGGGAGGCGGAGTGCGATGGCGGCCCGGGACAGCCCCCTGTCAGAAATACCGGGACTGAAGTCGTTCGTTCTCTGGGTGGGCTCTGGACCGTCGGGGAAGGGGCGAGCAAATCTCCCGAAGGGGAGGAATGTAATATGATCACGACACTGGGATTTGATCCTGCAACCCAAAGGTTCGTGGGAACGTTCATCGCATCGGTCATGACCCACCTGTGGCCGTACAACGGTACACTGGACGATTCCGGAACTGTGCTGGTTCTCGATTCTGAGGGGCCCGGGTTCTCAGGCGACGGAAAACTCTGTCGGTATCAGGACACAATCAAGATCGTCGACGCCGATCATCGCATTCTTTCGTCGCAAGTCATGGAGGAGAGCGGAACCTGGAAACACTTCATGACCTCCCACTATCGACGCCTTAAGTAG
- a CDS encoding CocE/NonD family hydrolase — protein sequence MSWSRWLVITVLGLYCISGQLTAAEGVDLGGVTEKHVMIPMRDGVRLSAFLYIPPGEGPWPVLLEQRYANANEPGTQKYLANLAKTGGYVTVLANFRGSQQSEGEWRGYRSLGWGERKDGYDLVEWLAIQPWSTGKVGTFGSSQAGFAQNFLAVTRPPHLAAQYMIDTGLSLFHEGYRIGGTTRPERFKTLDKIARVPEHNRKLLAEWFAHPTYDAYWADEDCTRFFDQMDVPCFTVGSWYDFMCVGSIDSFIGRQHRGGPHSRGIQQLLIGPWLHSRFKETNQSGDLTYPENAKFPMDAHMLRWFDYHLKGINNAVTQEPTVRYYVMGAVGEEGAPGNKWRTSFDWPVAATPTPYFPQSDGTLKLTAAASSDATVSWKADPFHPVPIPSIAFPGAKDAREFEKHADVRVFTTEVLDQPVEWTGKVQAELYVSSDAKDTDFIVRVSDVYPDGRSILIMDYVRRARYRDGFDKEVFLKPGEVAKVAFDVGWLSQIFNKGHRIRVTVASTGAPFFEPNPNTGEPLTIDFPANAVVATNSLHVNQRHASKIMAPVVPTTVSK from the coding sequence ATGTCGTGGTCTCGTTGGCTGGTCATCACGGTTTTGGGTCTTTACTGCATCTCAGGGCAGCTCACTGCGGCAGAGGGTGTTGACCTGGGAGGGGTCACTGAAAAGCATGTCATGATTCCCATGCGGGATGGCGTCCGGCTTTCCGCCTTTCTCTATATCCCACCGGGCGAAGGACCGTGGCCAGTTCTTCTCGAGCAACGATATGCAAACGCGAATGAACCGGGAACGCAGAAGTATCTGGCCAATCTCGCCAAGACAGGGGGCTATGTAACCGTACTCGCCAATTTTCGAGGGTCACAGCAGTCCGAAGGAGAATGGCGCGGCTACCGGTCGCTGGGCTGGGGGGAGCGTAAGGATGGATACGACCTGGTCGAATGGCTGGCGATCCAGCCGTGGTCTACGGGAAAGGTCGGGACCTTCGGCAGCTCGCAAGCCGGATTCGCTCAGAACTTTCTGGCAGTGACCCGTCCTCCCCATCTGGCTGCTCAATACATGATTGATACGGGGCTGAGCCTGTTCCACGAGGGGTATCGCATTGGGGGAACAACACGACCCGAACGATTCAAAACGCTCGATAAGATCGCCCGGGTTCCGGAACACAATCGCAAATTGCTCGCCGAATGGTTTGCTCATCCAACGTATGATGCGTATTGGGCCGATGAAGATTGTACGCGGTTCTTTGATCAGATGGATGTCCCCTGTTTCACCGTTGGCAGCTGGTACGACTTCATGTGTGTCGGTTCGATCGACAGTTTTATCGGTCGCCAGCATCGCGGCGGACCTCACTCGCGCGGGATCCAGCAACTGCTGATTGGGCCGTGGCTGCACAGCCGGTTTAAAGAAACCAATCAGTCCGGGGACCTGACGTACCCTGAGAATGCGAAGTTTCCCATGGATGCGCACATGTTGCGGTGGTTCGATTACCACTTGAAAGGAATCAATAACGCTGTCACGCAGGAACCGACTGTCCGTTACTATGTAATGGGGGCTGTGGGTGAAGAAGGAGCCCCGGGAAATAAATGGCGTACATCGTTCGACTGGCCTGTCGCGGCGACGCCAACTCCCTATTTTCCTCAATCAGATGGGACGCTCAAACTGACTGCCGCAGCCTCCAGTGACGCCACCGTGAGCTGGAAGGCCGATCCATTTCATCCGGTGCCGATCCCTTCGATCGCGTTTCCGGGGGCCAAGGATGCCCGCGAATTTGAAAAGCATGCCGATGTTCGCGTTTTCACGACGGAGGTGCTGGATCAACCCGTTGAGTGGACCGGCAAGGTGCAGGCGGAACTCTACGTGTCGTCCGATGCAAAAGACACGGACTTCATCGTCCGGGTCAGCGACGTCTACCCTGATGGTCGCTCGATTCTGATCATGGACTACGTCCGCCGAGCACGCTACCGAGACGGATTTGACAAGGAAGTATTCCTCAAGCCGGGTGAAGTTGCCAAAGTTGCCTTCGATGTGGGTTGGTTAAGTCAGATCTTCAACAAAGGTCACCGCATTCGTGTAACGGTGGCAAGTACCGGGGCACCGTTTTTCGAACCCAATCCGAACACGGGTGAACCACTGACGATTGATTTCCCGGCAAATGCTGTGGTGGCGACGAATTCTCTTCATGTCAACCAGCGACACGCTTCGAAAATCATGGCTCCCGTTGTGCCGACGACTGTCTCAAAGTGA
- a CDS encoding methyl-accepting chemotaxis protein: protein MATTDRPNRATPVPRSASAATVRKAEQEQKAAIAEALIRAQAMIEFDLEGTILSANPLFLSVMGYQFDEIQGRNHRIFVDEETRDSAEYREFWNALRRGEFQAGHFRRLTKGGTEVWLQATYTPIRNNSGKLVGVTKFATDVTKKTLEYTEKIGITNALSKSQAMVEFEMDGTIITANENFLKIVGYTLDEIRGRHHRMFVEEAFRHSPAYREFWESLNRGEFTAAQYKRIAKGNREIWIQATYNPILDPKGRPIKVLKIAADVTASAIEQARAKEREQLLQQQQNDAKLELERKVNSLLQVVTAAAQGDLTRESGIQGDDEMGRLSAGLQQMLADLRNVIAEVVEAADQQNQSARTIAESSSNLSEGAQTQAASAEEMTAAVAQLVESIETISKNAAESKTQAEETVALAKAGGVTVTEAVNSMQLIQKSSEQINDIIQVISEIASQTNLLALNAAIEAARAGEHGLGFAVVADEVRKLAERSSGATKEITELIKASSRRVVEGAELSGKVGDSLKLIVSAVDRTASGIARIADSTETQAQSAVEVKGAILAVSQTSESTATAAEEMAASAEEMGAQAHTLRELVSKFRV, encoded by the coding sequence GTGGCCACGACAGATCGCCCGAACCGCGCAACCCCTGTGCCAAGATCCGCCTCAGCGGCCACAGTGCGCAAGGCGGAGCAGGAGCAAAAGGCGGCTATCGCTGAGGCGCTGATCCGCGCTCAGGCCATGATCGAGTTTGATCTGGAGGGCACGATCCTGTCGGCGAATCCTCTGTTCCTGAGCGTGATGGGGTATCAATTCGACGAAATCCAGGGCCGAAATCACCGCATCTTCGTCGACGAGGAGACTCGCGACAGCGCCGAATATCGAGAATTCTGGAACGCCCTGCGGCGTGGCGAGTTTCAAGCTGGCCATTTTCGCCGTCTCACCAAAGGCGGAACCGAAGTCTGGTTGCAGGCAACGTACACCCCGATCAGAAACAACAGTGGAAAACTGGTCGGCGTTACCAAGTTCGCGACCGATGTGACGAAGAAAACACTTGAGTACACAGAAAAGATCGGTATCACCAACGCTCTTAGCAAATCGCAGGCGATGGTTGAGTTTGAAATGGACGGCACGATCATCACCGCCAATGAAAACTTCCTCAAAATCGTCGGCTACACGCTGGATGAAATTCGAGGGCGGCATCATCGGATGTTCGTTGAAGAGGCGTTCCGGCACAGCCCCGCCTATCGGGAATTCTGGGAAAGCCTCAATCGAGGCGAGTTTACCGCGGCTCAGTACAAACGAATCGCGAAAGGAAATCGCGAGATCTGGATTCAGGCCACTTACAATCCCATCCTGGATCCCAAGGGACGTCCGATCAAGGTACTCAAAATCGCTGCGGACGTGACCGCGTCAGCGATTGAGCAGGCCCGTGCGAAGGAACGCGAACAACTGCTTCAGCAGCAGCAGAACGACGCGAAGCTCGAACTCGAACGGAAAGTTAATTCGCTGTTGCAAGTCGTCACGGCGGCCGCGCAAGGCGACCTGACGCGCGAAAGCGGAATTCAAGGTGATGATGAAATGGGGCGGCTTTCTGCGGGATTGCAGCAGATGCTCGCAGATTTGCGGAATGTGATTGCCGAAGTCGTCGAAGCGGCAGATCAGCAGAATCAGAGTGCCCGGACAATCGCGGAAAGCAGTTCCAATCTCAGCGAAGGGGCACAGACTCAGGCTGCCTCGGCCGAAGAGATGACTGCGGCGGTGGCACAACTCGTCGAATCGATCGAAACCATCTCGAAAAACGCAGCCGAATCCAAAACGCAGGCCGAGGAAACTGTCGCACTGGCCAAGGCCGGCGGAGTGACCGTGACCGAGGCAGTGAACTCGATGCAGTTGATTCAGAAATCGAGTGAGCAGATCAATGATATCATCCAGGTCATTAGCGAGATTGCCAGCCAGACGAACTTGCTCGCCCTGAACGCGGCAATTGAGGCGGCACGTGCGGGAGAACATGGACTGGGGTTTGCCGTCGTCGCTGACGAAGTTCGCAAGTTGGCGGAACGCTCCAGCGGTGCGACGAAAGAAATCACGGAACTGATTAAAGCCTCGTCGCGACGTGTGGTCGAAGGGGCGGAATTATCAGGTAAAGTTGGTGACTCACTGAAACTGATCGTGAGTGCCGTTGATCGAACGGCGTCAGGGATCGCGCGGATTGCCGATTCGACAGAAACCCAGGCTCAAAGTGCCGTGGAAGTCAAAGGGGCGATCCTGGCCGTTTCGCAAACGAGTGAATCAACAGCGACCGCCGCAGAAGAGATGGCGGCGAGCGCGGAAGAAATGGGAGCCCAGGCCCATACGCTGCGTGAACTGGTCTCGAAGTTCCGTGTTTAA
- the ltrA gene encoding group II intron reverse transcriptase/maturase, giving the protein MERICDRDNLNRAYRKVKANKGAPGVDGMTLDDLAAWIATHKDTLIASLLEGRYQPQPVRGVQIPKPGGGMRQLGIPTVVDRLVQQAILQVLEPLFDPTFSNSSYGFRPGRSAHQALAAAQQYVAEGRLIVVDMDLEKFFDRVNHDILMGRLARRVPDKRLLRIIRRFLEAGLMQDGACLARQEGTPQGGPLSPLLANLLLDDLDRELERRGHKFCRYADDCNIYVRTKAAGERVLASLTTFLETHLRLRVNRDKSAAAYILDRKFLGHRLLPGGKLGVAPQSLARARQKVRELTKRNRGVSLRRMVTELNSFLTGWVTYYRHAQCRSHLERLDEWIRHRLRCVQLKQRKRAKPISDFLISCGVPRYLAWILANSGKGWWRMAGSPPAQHAMSIDWFHRLGLVFLTQRHADLQPS; this is encoded by the coding sequence ATGGAAAGGATTTGTGACCGAGACAATCTCAATCGAGCCTATCGCAAAGTGAAAGCGAACAAGGGTGCCCCAGGCGTCGATGGGATGACCCTCGACGATTTGGCCGCCTGGATTGCGACTCACAAGGACACGCTGATCGCCTCGCTTCTGGAAGGACGATACCAGCCCCAACCGGTGCGTGGAGTGCAAATTCCGAAGCCGGGAGGTGGAATGCGACAATTGGGCATTCCGACGGTTGTCGACCGACTCGTACAGCAAGCGATTCTGCAGGTTCTCGAACCGCTATTTGATCCGACGTTCTCGAACTCCAGCTACGGGTTCCGCCCCGGTCGCAGTGCCCACCAGGCCTTGGCCGCGGCTCAGCAATACGTGGCCGAAGGACGTCTCATCGTCGTGGATATGGACCTGGAGAAGTTCTTCGACAGGGTCAACCACGACATTCTGATGGGACGTCTGGCGCGACGCGTGCCTGATAAGCGTCTGCTTCGCATCATTCGCCGGTTCCTGGAAGCGGGGCTGATGCAAGACGGTGCCTGCCTTGCACGTCAAGAAGGGACGCCGCAAGGCGGTCCCTTGTCACCACTGCTGGCGAACTTGTTACTGGACGATCTCGACCGGGAACTGGAGCGTCGCGGGCACAAGTTCTGTCGCTATGCCGATGACTGCAACATTTACGTGCGGACAAAAGCAGCGGGAGAACGCGTGCTGGCCTCGCTCACGACATTCCTGGAAACGCATCTGCGATTGCGGGTTAACCGCGATAAATCCGCAGCAGCGTACATCCTGGACCGGAAATTCCTGGGCCACCGTCTGCTCCCGGGCGGGAAGCTGGGGGTCGCCCCTCAGAGTCTCGCACGGGCACGGCAGAAGGTGCGTGAACTGACGAAACGCAATCGAGGCGTCAGCCTCCGACGGATGGTGACCGAACTCAACTCGTTCTTGACCGGATGGGTGACATACTACCGACATGCCCAATGTCGGTCTCACCTCGAACGTCTGGATGAATGGATTCGACATCGTCTGCGCTGCGTTCAACTCAAACAGCGGAAACGTGCGAAACCGATCTCCGACTTCCTGATCTCGTGCGGAGTACCCCGGTACCTCGCGTGGATTCTGGCTAACTCGGGGAAAGGATGGTGGCGCATGGCGGGTAGCCCTCCCGCTCAACATGCCATGTCCATCGACTGGTTCCATCGTCTCGGCCTCGTCTTCCTGACCCAAAGGCACGCCGATTTACAACCATCTTAG